One window of the Rhipicephalus sanguineus isolate Rsan-2018 chromosome 4, BIME_Rsan_1.4, whole genome shotgun sequence genome contains the following:
- the LOC119391420 gene encoding LOW QUALITY PROTEIN: alpha-L-fucosidase-like (The sequence of the model RefSeq protein was modified relative to this genomic sequence to represent the inferred CDS: deleted 1 base in 1 codon) — MVALTTACLFILVSPWALAQFTSAGRYSPDWSSLDTRPLPSWFDDAKIGVFIHWGVFSVPSFGGEWFWHSWQVGNPSHVNFMRRNYKPGFKYQDFAPQFTAEFFNPKSWADIIAKSGARYVVLTSKHHEGFTLWPSNVSWNWNAQDIGPHLDLVGTLADAIRRRGGMRFGLYHSLMDWYHPLYLADKASNFSTALFPPAKTLPELVEIVERYRPDIVWSDGDWEASDTYWDSTSFLAWLYNDSPVRSTVVVNDRWGREALCRHGGFLTCRDRFNPGVLQRRKWENCLTIDKYSWGYRRDANLSEYHTIGELLDILASTVSCNGNLLI; from the exons ATGGTCGCACTGACGACAGCATGCCTATTTATCCTTGTAAGTCCGTGGGCGCTAGCGCAATTTACCTCGGCCGGTCGTTACAGCCCCGACTGGTCGTCGCTGGACACTCGCCCTCTACCGTCGTGGTTCGACGATGCCAAGATCGGCGTGTTCATCCACTGGGGCGTGTTTTCGGTGCCCAGCTTCGGGGGCGAGTGGTTCTGGCACAGCTGGCAGGTTGGAAATCCCTCGCACGTGAACTTCATGAGGCGCAACTACAAGCCGGGCTTCAAGTACCAGGACTTCGCTCCGCAGTTCACGGCCGAGTTCTTCAACCCCAAAAGCTGGGCCGACATCATCGCCAA GTCGGGAGCGCGGTACGTGGTACTCACAAGCAAGCATCACGAAGGATTCACGCTTTGGCCCTCGAACGTCTCGTGGAATTGGAACGCCCAAGACATCGGGCCGCACCTGGACCTGGTGGGAACTCTGGCCGACGCCATAAGGCGCCGAGGGGGTATGCGGTTTGGCCTGTACCACTCCCTCATGGACTGGTACCACCCGCTCTACTTGGCCGACAAGGCGTCCAACTTTTCGACTGCTTTGTTTCCGCCTGCTAAGACACTCCCGGAACTGGTGGAGATCGTGGAAAG GTACCGTCCAGATATTGTGTGGTCTGACGGCGACTGGGAAGCGTCGGACACTTACTGGGACAGCACGTCTTTCCTCGCCTGGCTTTACAACGACAGCCCAGTCCGCTCAACCGTCGTA GTCAACGACCGCTGGGGCAGAGAGGCCTTGTGCAGGCACGGAGGCTTCCTCACCTGCCGAGATCGGTTCAATCCGGGTGTGCTGCAGCGACGCAAATGGGAAAACTGCCTGACGATCGACAAGTACTCCTGGGGTTACAGACGCGACGCGAACCTCTCCGAGTACCACACCATTGGCGAGCTCCTCGACATCTTGGCGAGCACGGTGAGCTGCAACGGTAACCTGTTGATC